In Phoenix dactylifera cultivar Barhee BC4 chromosome 1, palm_55x_up_171113_PBpolish2nd_filt_p, whole genome shotgun sequence, the genomic stretch CACCTTATACAGACCCAAATATTATTTTGTAACCGACAACTCCACTTCTTCCAAAGCAACCTTGCAACATGAAAGAAGGAGAGATCATTTCTTTCTGCCACCACGCTCCCTTAGAGCAAGAGATAACGTTTCTCCAGGACCAATGTTGTAATAAGCAAGTGTAAGGTTGTCCTTTAGAAAACCTGCCCGGCTGCTCAATTTCTGCTTATTAGCAGGAAGCTGAATCTCTCCAGCAATCTTCTCTTTAAGACTGCCAACAGTCTCAGACAAGGACTGTACTGTGATCTCCAGAAGCTGGCCTTTCAAGTTCCCCTCATCAACATTAGGAACAGATACAGAAATGCGAGCAGGTCCCTGCAAAGTAATAAGTAGTATAGGTCATTTATCCTATAATCATCCATTAATCCATTGAATTAACCACAAGAATAAATGCTtaatggaaaaggaaaaaaacatgTAACAACAGAAATGTATAAAGTCACGGAAGGCATTACAGGATGTTGAGTGAGGAAATGATCCTCTGGTATGAGAGAAACATCATCAGTCCTTGGCCTCTTTGGCTCTGGCTCATCAGGTAGAGGTGGAGGAGCCTCCtcaggaggaggtggaggtggcAATCCTTGTGGGAGAGGAGGCGGCAGGACAGTTGGCATGTTAGGAGGTGGCATGGGCATAGGAACAAATGGTCGGGGAGCCATCAAAGGAGTGAACTGCGATCCAGGTGGTGGCGGTATGGGCATAGAAGGTGACACCGAGATCCCCTGGGGCATCGGTGGCCTGCTCATCATAACAGGCTGCTGGTTTGAAGCCAGAGACATCGGTGGAGCTGCAGGCCTCACAGATGGAGCCATCGACATAATTCCTGGCCTTGGTGGTGGCAGCATCATTCCCCCACTAGTAGCAGGAGCAGAGTAAGGGGCCACATTCGGAGGAAAACGAGGAATATTCAGAGCTAATCCAGGTGGTGGGGGCGGGAGAGGGCGCACTGATGGTACACCAGGTCTCGGAGGCGGAGCAGGGCCTGGAAGGGTCCTCCCATCGTCACTGATAGTATCAGCTTGTTCCTCACCAGAAAGATTCTGCGACAAAGCTTGAGTCGCAGTTCGCCCAATGCTACCAGAGTGCCCATCCCAAATGACCTGCTTCGGCTGCTCGTCTTTCttctcaatttcagccttcacGGCATTAGAGACTTCTTCCTCTGTAGTGCCAAAAATATCGGGACGGGTTCGCGCAAGCCCCACAATGTTTCTAGAGATCTCATCATCCGCAGCAAGAGTAGTCTCCCGGATCTTTGCCATCATCCTCTCCTTCTGCTCCTTGTACTTGGGGTCTATGAGTGAAATACGCATATGCTCGGCCATCTCACTGACCGGAATCAGCTCGCCGGTGATCGGCGAGATCACAAACTTGGTCGGGTCTCTTTCAGCAGGTATCCTCTCCTCGGGCCTCTTCCAGTTCTTCACTATCCTCATTGGAGGCTCTGGTTCATCAGTAGGTGCCGCCGTCGCCTCTGCTTCACCCTTCTTCTCAGCCCGGCCACCATCTTCAAGTCTTGCTGCCCTCATGCCTTCTTCTACAAGCTGGACCTCCTCTTCATCCATCTCCATCTCCATCTCCTTTCCTGGTTCCGCTGTTTCCATGGCTTCCTCTTCACCCAAAACCGACATCTTGCTCCTCCTTATGACCTCCTCCAGCGTCATTGGCACCGGCAGCTCTTCATCCTCATCATCTGCAAACTCAATGGTCTCCACCACGACAAAATCATGCCAATCGATCATCGCCATCTGCTGCCTCTCCTGCTCGATCTCATCCTCGGCCTTCTGCCTCGCCTGCTCCTGCGAGCGCTCCCACTCGAGGCGGTGCAGGCACCGCTCGAGCACCGTCGTCATGTCACGCGCGCTGCTCCGTATCTTCTCCGTCACCCCCTTGGGCGGCATCAGCACCTTCGAGTAGGCGTCGGTGAGCGCGGTGAAGAAGGTGAACATGCTGTGGGTCGGCCGCAGGAAGTGGAACTGCGGGTTGGTCGCCTCCCGGTTCGAGAGATtattcaagaagcccttcccatTCCGAGCGACGAACTGGGCGGTGAGCTTGATGATGTCGAGCTCCTCCCCGGTGATCCCCTCCGGGAGCCGGACTGTGTACTGCTCGGCCTCGGGCGGCTCGAGGACCTTCCGAGCGGGGATGCGGAACGGGGCGGCGGGGTCGGGCTTGGCGGCGGAATCGCCGGAAGGTGCAGCGGGGGCGGAATCGGGGGAAGGAGGCGGCTGCTGCAGCTGCTGCTGCTGAGAGGAGGAGTCGGAGTCAGCGGCGGGGGGCTGCTGCTGCTGGGAGCGGAATTCGGAGACACGGTGCTGGTAGTAGGCGTGGTAGGGGTCGGAGGGGATAAGGAAGTTGAACTTAGCGTTGCCGGCGTTGTTGGCGAGGATgcgcttctcgaactcggggccATTCTTAGCGACGAAGGTGGCCGTCTTCTCGATGATCATCCGGATGTCGGGAGGCGGGTGGATGATGCCAATGGTTCTCGTGTGGGTTGCCACCGGCGccgggggggcggcggcggcgggcggTTGCTCTTTGAGCTTCTTGTCATCCTTGTTCTCGTCGGTGATCTGGGCGAGGGGAATGGGGCCAAGGTTGCCGTCGGATGGCGGGGCCGGAAGGGGGAGGATCGTGCCGATCATCTCTCTAGGGTTTTCTATTTCGAGGTGGAGATAAGATAATTAGGTGAGATTGATAGAAGACGAAGCTATCTAGATCGACCTATCGCTGTTACCGCCGCTGCATCCatggaggagaagagggaagggaaggaggaggcAAGAAATCCTTGAGACGATGATGGCGAGGAGAGACGGAGATGGAGGTCGAGTCGGCGAGACCGATCGgggtctttggggttgcgctctGGCGTATTATTTTGGTTATAAACTCGGGTTGTGTCCAGAAAACCTAGGGTCGAGCTTGAGCGGGCTTTTGGTTAGAATTGGACTTGAATCTAACCTCAACTAGACCCGAACCTCGTTCTAACCCAACCCAAACTAaacccaactcaactcatttttGTAGTATAAATATTACATATTATTTAGAAAGATTATACTAGAAATGAACGCTGCGCACCCTCAACCAAAAACCCCCATGGAAATGGAGCAATCTTCGGGCTCCGATCATCACCCGGCccccttcttcccgtgggaccTCCTCCCCTTCGCCCTCCAAGAATccatcctctccctcctccccgTCTCCACCCTCGCCCTCTGCCAGTCCGTCTCCCGCTCCTGGCGCTCCACCATCCGCTCACccaccttcctctcctccctccgccgccgccgccgccacgcCGACGACCTCTACCTCATCCTATTCACCGACAACTTCTCCCGCGCCGCCGCCTACCGCCCCTCCGGCGACCGCTGGCTCACCCTCGctctccccccctccctcttctccccccTCGCCTCCGCAGGCGGCCTCGTCGTGGCCGAGGACGACTGCGGCCGCCTCGCCGTCTACGACCTCTTCTCCGGTGCCTCCCTCGCCCTCCTTCCTAACATGGCGAGCGTTCTCCAACCCTACGCCCTCGCTCTCATCGATGAATTCCCCTGGCCCCATTACACGATCGTCGCCGTCAGCACCGGCGATCGCGTCTATTCACAGGTCTTCGACTCCCGTTCTGGCCGGTGGGAGCTCAAGGGTCAGTTCCCCGGCCGATTCGCCGTCCTCGGCAATGCCGTGTTATTGGATGGCCTACTGCTCGTCCTCAGCCAAGGGCCCGATCATCTATTGACCTTCGATCCGATCGGCGGCGATTGGAACCTCATAGACGTGGCGATGCCGCCGGTTGTTTGTTCCCATATCTTTGATCTTGAACATTGTTTGTTCTTGGTTGGGGGCCTGGAGGAGGTGGGATGCATGGCTAGGGTTGGGATTTGGGAGCTCGATTGGCCAAAGAAAGAATGGAGGTTGATCTGCTTCATGCCTGATGGATTTTTCAGAAAATTTGGAGGTCGCAGGCTCGATCATTTCGAGACGGTAGCTCGGAGGGGGATTGTTTGTTTCTACAACACTCTAGATGCTGCTgtgttaatgtttgatttgcCTGCAAGGAGGTGGTGGTGGCCGCCGCCGTGTGATGTAATCACTAGGAGCAGAATGTTTTGGTTTGGGCATGCGATAGAGCCTCGTATCGATCTGTTGAAAGGATCCAGTGGAAGGTAAACAGATGACAAGGGGTAATATTTCTTGGGAATTATCTCCTTTGTTCTTCAGGAGGTTGTAATTATTTGACCTCATACAAAAAAGGAAAGATTATTctatattttatcattttcttaattttttatttgtctTTTATCTTTTAAACAttttatattcatctaaactttGGTTGGCCTAGAAAaggcttgaatttttttttccttttgggtTTGAGTcatcaagaaaatatataatgaGGTTGCTGATAGTGATGGACTCGGTGAAAATTATTCAGATTTCCTTGCCACAAGTTATTCAGACTTGGGCAGTGTTTCACAAGAGCAAAAGAAAACTTTGTGGTACCATATTGCACGTGATCCTATTTTCAAGTGTTTGGTCTGCTTGCTCTGTTAACCAGCATCAATTATGGGAGAGGTTACTTGAAAGTTGGGAGAATATGTGATATCACGCGGCGTTTTCAGGAATGCAGAATTGAAGGGAGCAACAGGAGGTCGGTTCATCTGACTTACCGGGGAACTATCACTGAAGAATTTTTTTCTAGGCGAATTCTTATGACTGATGATCTATCTGCTATCTATCCTTGGAATTTTTATGATTTAGtctgc encodes the following:
- the LOC103704392 gene encoding F-box/kelch-repeat protein At5g43190-like → MEMEQSSGSDHHPAPFFPWDLLPFALQESILSLLPVSTLALCQSVSRSWRSTIRSPTFLSSLRRRRRHADDLYLILFTDNFSRAAAYRPSGDRWLTLALPPSLFSPLASAGGLVVAEDDCGRLAVYDLFSGASLALLPNMASVLQPYALALIDEFPWPHYTIVAVSTGDRVYSQVFDSRSGRWELKGQFPGRFAVLGNAVLLDGLLLVLSQGPDHLLTFDPIGGDWNLIDVAMPPVVCSHIFDLEHCLFLVGGLEEVGCMARVGIWELDWPKKEWRLICFMPDGFFRKFGGRRLDHFETVARRGIVCFYNTLDAAVLMFDLPARRWWWPPPCDVITRSRMFWFGHAIEPRIDLLKGSSGR
- the LOC120112891 gene encoding probable splicing factor 3A subunit 1, translating into MIGTILPLPAPPSDGNLGPIPLAQITDENKDDKKLKEQPPAAAAPPAPVATHTRTIGIIHPPPDIRMIIEKTATFVAKNGPEFEKRILANNAGNAKFNFLIPSDPYHAYYQHRVSEFRSQQQQPPAADSDSSSQQQQLQQPPPSPDSAPAAPSGDSAAKPDPAAPFRIPARKVLEPPEAEQYTVRLPEGITGEELDIIKLTAQFVARNGKGFLNNLSNREATNPQFHFLRPTHSMFTFFTALTDAYSKVLMPPKGVTEKIRSSARDMTTVLERCLHRLEWERSQEQARQKAEDEIEQERQQMAMIDWHDFVVVETIEFADDEDEELPVPMTLEEVIRRSKMSVLGEEEAMETAEPGKEMEMEMDEEEVQLVEEGMRAARLEDGGRAEKKGEAEATAAPTDEPEPPMRIVKNWKRPEERIPAERDPTKFVISPITGELIPVSEMAEHMRISLIDPKYKEQKERMMAKIRETTLAADDEISRNIVGLARTRPDIFGTTEEEVSNAVKAEIEKKDEQPKQVIWDGHSGSIGRTATQALSQNLSGEEQADTISDDGRTLPGPAPPPRPGVPSVRPLPPPPPGLALNIPRFPPNVAPYSAPATSGGMMLPPPRPGIMSMAPSVRPAAPPMSLASNQQPVMMSRPPMPQGISVSPSMPIPPPPGSQFTPLMAPRPFVPMPMPPPNMPTVLPPPLPQGLPPPPPPEEAPPPLPDEPEPKRPRTDDVSLIPEDHFLTQHPGPARISVSVPNVDEGNLKGQLLEITVQSLSETVGSLKEKIAGEIQLPANKQKLSSRAGFLKDNLTLAYYNIGPGETLSLALRERGGRKK